The DNA sequence GCCTGATGTATGAATGCGTCAGTCAATTTCTGCACCATGACCGCCAGATTGATGCGGTTTATACCGTCGGCGGCGGTAATTCAGGTATTCTTCAGGCGCTTGCTGAACAAAATATTAACCCCGGCGCATTTATCGGTCACGATCTGGACCGGGAAAACCGGGCGCTAATGCAGGCCGGAAAAATTGATGTGCTGATTGAACATAACCTCCAGCTGGACGCGCAGAATGCCTTTAAAACGCTACTGGCGTTTCACCGTTTTTTACCGGAAAGCGATAACCAGACGCCCTATTCCAGAATCAATATTATTACCCGTTTCAATATGTCTTTTTAAGGGGCGTCCGGCGAGGGAAGCCCCTCTGGCCGCTAGCTGTATTCCGGCTTCTTCCAAACCGTGCCCTGTTCATGGCTGTCGACCACCGCATCGACGAACGCCACGCCTTTCAGGCCGTCGTAAATTTGCGGAATATTGCGACCGGCCGCGTCAGGCTCGCGCCGTTCATCACGAGCGCGAAGCACTTCGGCAAATCCTGAATAGAGGTTGGTAAAAGCTTCAATGTAGCCTTCAGGATGACCCGGCGGCGTGCGGGTTCGGGCGCGGGTCAGCGCATCAAGATCGTCACGACCACGCTTAACGATCTGCGTGTTCCCGCCCAGCGGCGTATAAATTAATTCGTTCGGCTGCTCCTGAGACCACATCAGGCTGCCTTTCTCGCCAAAAACGCGCAGCCGCAGCGAGTTGGCACAGCCGATTGCGACTTGAGACGACCATAACAGGCCACGCGCACCGCCCTGGTAGCGGATCATGACGTGAGCATTATCATCCAGCGCACGGCCTTCAACGAACGTCGCCAGATCCCCCATCACGCTTTCCGCTTTCAGGCCCGTCACGTAGCCCGCCAGATGATATGCATGCGTGCCAATATCGCCCACAGAACCACCCCGACCATTTTTCCTGGGATCTACTCGCCAGGCTGCCTGCTGGTTATTCTGTCGCTCAACGCCTGTCGCCATCCACTCCAGCGGATACTCCACCTGAACTGTGCGTACTTTTCCGATCAGTCCCGCCTCGACACGCTGCTTTGCTTCCTGGATCATCGGATAACCGGAGTAGGTGTAAGTGACGCCGAGAAAGCCGCCCGTACGCTCGACCACTTCCGCCAGCGCCTGAGCATCCTGCAAGGTTGTGGTCAGCGGTTTTTCACAGATAACTGCGATACCGGCTTCCAGACAGGCGCGCGCGACAGGATAGTGGGTGAAATTAGGCGTGCAAATGGCGATAACATCCACGCCATCTTCGCGCTGGGATTCTGCGGCAATCATCGACTGATAATCATCATA is a window from the Pantoea sp. CCBC3-3-1 genome containing:
- a CDS encoding Gfo/Idh/MocA family protein, coding for MNKTLKGRRIRLGMVGGGEGAYIGGIHRFAARLDNQFELVAGAFDINAERGHAFAAQNYIAADRSYDDYQSMIAAESQREDGVDVIAICTPNFTHYPVARACLEAGIAVICEKPLTTTLQDAQALAEVVERTGGFLGVTYTYSGYPMIQEAKQRVEAGLIGKVRTVQVEYPLEWMATGVERQNNQQAAWRVDPRKNGRGGSVGDIGTHAYHLAGYVTGLKAESVMGDLATFVEGRALDDNAHVMIRYQGGARGLLWSSQVAIGCANSLRLRVFGEKGSLMWSQEQPNELIYTPLGGNTQIVKRGRDDLDALTRARTRTPPGHPEGYIEAFTNLYSGFAEVLRARDERREPDAAGRNIPQIYDGLKGVAFVDAVVDSHEQGTVWKKPEYS